The proteins below are encoded in one region of Antennarius striatus isolate MH-2024 chromosome 7, ASM4005453v1, whole genome shotgun sequence:
- the LOC137599162 gene encoding cytochrome b-c1 complex subunit 10-like: MVQKILNKFVGAKYASILRTWVPNMVAWGTAGGVALIHFTDWRVILDYVPYIKGKFTKDE, encoded by the exons ATGGTCCAGAAAATACTCAATAAATTCGTCGGCGCTAAATACGCCTCTATTTTAAGGACATG GGTGCCAAATATGGTCGCCTGGGGAACAGCTGGGGGAGTGGCACTCATCCACTTCACAGACTGGCGAGTAATTCTAGACTATGTGCCGTACATTAAAGGGAAGTTCACCAAGGATGAGTAA